A genomic region of Arachis stenosperma cultivar V10309 chromosome 9, arast.V10309.gnm1.PFL2, whole genome shotgun sequence contains the following coding sequences:
- the LOC130948624 gene encoding protein indeterminate-domain 4, chloroplastic-like, protein MAQSSSSASLFGFRGEDQNQMKEQHSLPPSSSTTSSAPPQQKKKRNQPGTPNPDAEVIALSPKTLMATNRFICEVCNKGFQREQNLQLHRRGHNLPWKLKQKTTKEPKRKVYLCPEPTCVHHDPSRALGDLTGIKKHYSRKHGEKKWKCDKCSKKYAVQSDWKAHSKTCGTREYRCDCGTLFSRRDSFITHRAFCDALAQESARQPPNLNNAIGTHLYGSTNNNMALGLSQVGMGMGVGVGVGVGVGVGVGVGPQQIPTAMQESSTDLLRLSGRTGQLDHHMLPPPPSSFRTSHHQPFFMNDHQNFHGHQGLMQLSDLNNNNNNSMDNNSPSGGGGGANNNNSSNNNNNNNNNNNNSNLFNLPFLSSNSTNSSNNSFSDQHGNNNNNNEGNNSFFTGAGGSAIMHQTTSSTAPSLFSNSLETNNNNNSGSISHMSATALLQKAAQMGATTSNSTASLLKSFGVTSTTSAAAKPPHDHHHHLRAATMVSNAAAAANYGSIFGSGSEQGNLQDLMNSFATVASAGHSSSMFESGGVSSVGLMAGFDHAYDHSSNSREHKLHGVSIGGGSDGLTRDFLGVGQMVRTMSSGGGGGGGGVSRREQQQQHCFTLSSMEAERNSNAAPSGQSFGSSGGGGGNFQ, encoded by the exons ATGGCGCAATCATCTTCATCAGCATCGCTGTTTGGATTTAGAGGAGAAGATCAGAACCAGATGAAGGAACAGCATTCCTTGCCTCCATCATCTTCAACCACCTCATCTGCACCAccacagcagaagaaaaaacgaaatcaaccTGGAACCCCAA ATCCAGATGCGGAGGTGATAGCACTATCTCCCAAGACCCTAATGGCAACAAACAGGTTTATATGTGAGGTATGCAACAAAGGGTTCCAAAGAGAGCAAAACCTACAGCTCCACAGAAGAGGACACAACCTGCCTTGGAAGCTTAAGCAGAAGACTACAAAAGAGCCTAAGAGGAAGGTTTATCTCTGCCCTGAGCCCACATGCGTCCACCATGACCCTTCTCGTGCTCTTGGTGACCTCACTGGCATCAAGAAGCACTACTCTCGCAAACATGgcgagaagaagtggaagtgcGACAAGTGTTCCAAGAAGTACGCTGTTCAATCCGATTGGAAAGCTCATTCCAAGACCTGTGGCACTAGAGAATACAGATGTGATTGTGGAACTCTCTTCTCCAG GAGAGACAGTTTCATCACCCACAGAGCTTTCTGCGATGCattggctcaagaaagtgcaagGCAGCCACCGAACCTGAACAACGCCATTGGAACCCACCTTTATGGAAGCACCAACAACAACATGGCCCTAGGCTTATCTCAGGTGGGTATGGGTAtgggtgttggtgttggtgttggtgttggtgttggtgtaGGTGTGGGTGTGGGTCCACAACAGATACCAACCGCCATGCAAGAATCTAGCACTGATCTCTTGCGTCTTAGTGGTCGAACCGGTCAATTAGACCATCACATGcttccaccaccaccatcatccTTTAGAACTTCACACCATCAACCATTCTTCATGAATGATCATCAAAACTTCCATGGCCACCAGGGACTCATGCAACTATCTGATCttaacaacaataacaacaacagcATGGATAATAATTCTCCAtcaggaggaggaggaggagctaataataataatagtagtaacaacaacaacaataataataataataataataacagtaACCTCTTCAACCTTCCATTCCTTTCAAGCAACAGCACTAACAGCAGCAACAACTCTTTCTCTGATCAGCATggtaacaacaacaacaacaatgaaggGAACAACAGTTTCTTCACCGGTGCAGGTGGAAGTGCTATAATGCACCAAACAACCTCATCAACTGCACCATCACTCTTCAGCAATTCCCTCgaaacaaacaacaacaacaacagcgGTTCCATTTCTCACATGTCCGCAACTGCACTCCTTCAGAAAGCAGCACAGATGGGTGCAACTACAAGCAACAGCACCGCCTCACTCCTCAAGAGCTTCGGCGTCACTTCCACAACCAGCGCAGCTGCAAAACCACctcatgatcatcatcatcacctgAGGGCGGCAACAATGGTGAGCAATGCTGCTGCTGCAGCAAACTATGGAAGCATATTCGGGTCAGGGAGCGAGCAGGGTAACCTCCAGGATCTGATGAACTCGTTTGCCACTGTAGCTTCCGCTGGACACTCTTCTTCCATGTTCGAAAGCGGTGGAGTTTCTTCTGTAGGGCTTATGGCTGGGTTTGATCATGCATACGATCATAGCTCAAACAGTAGGGAGCATAAGCTGCATGGAGTGAGCATTGGTGGTGGCTCCGATGGGCTCACTAGGGACTTTCTCGGTGTTGGTCAAATGGTTAGAACCATGAGCAGTGGCGGCGGCGGCGGTGGAGGAGGAGTTTCTCGAAGagaacaacagcaacaacattGCTTCACGTTGAGCTCGATGGAAGCTGAAAGGAATAGTAATGCTGCGCCGTCAGGGCAATCTTTCGGTAGTAGTGGCGGTGGAGGAGGGAATTTTCAGtga
- the LOC130951943 gene encoding pentatricopeptide repeat-containing protein At2g35130 has product MLLSSYDMAPCIQHLCYRLNSLCSVNHTLIEPRAELSEWKANDASGVALEKFKRDSVYIDKSGKLRNFNHKKVSRKRCGSLRGKGWKYGSGFVDGIFPVLSPTAQMIVEFVQKGVDSDSIWRSLDVFPASLDTWDDIVSVSVQLRMRKQWDAIISICRWILVRSSFKPDVICYNLLIDAYGQKFKHKEAESIYLELLEARCIPTEDTYALLIKAYCMSGLLEKAEAVFAEMRNYSLPSSAVVYNAYINGLMKGGNPNKAEEIFQRMKRDGCNPSTETYTLLINLYGKAGRSSMALEVFNEMQSHKCKPNICTYTALVNAFAREGLCEKAEEVFEQMQEAGHEPDVYAYNALMEAYSRAGFPYGAAEIFSLMQHLGCEPDRASYNILVDAYGKAGFENDAEAVFEDMKRVGITPTMKSHMVLLSAYSRTGSVSKCEDILNQMCKSGLKLDTYVLNSMLNLYGRLGQFTKMEEVMAVMEQGSYVADISTYNILINRYGQAGFIERMEGIFQQLHSKGLKPDVVTWTSRIGAYSKKKLYVKCLEIFEEMIDAGCFPDGGTAKVLLAACSNEEQIEQVTTVIRTMHKDINTTVLPV; this is encoded by the exons ATGTTACTAAGTAGTTATGACATGGCCCCTTGCATTCAACACTTATGCTATAG GCTAAATTCTTTATGCTCAGTGAACCACACATTGATAGAACCAAGAGCTGAATTATCTGAATGGAAAGCAAATGATGCAAGTGGTGTGGCTCTTGAGAAGTTCAAAAGGGACAGCGTTTACATTGACAAAAGTGGCAAGTTAAGGAACTTCAATCACAAGAAAGTGTCCAGGAAAAGAT GTGGTTCTTTGAGAGGAAAAGGTTGGAAATACGGTTCTGGTTTTGTTGATGGGATATTCCCAGTGTTAAGCCCCACTGCTCAGATGATTGTGGAGTTTGTTCAAAAGGGTGTTGATTCTGATAGCATTTGGCGTTCACTTGATGTTTTCCCTGCATCTCTTGACACATGGGATGATATTGTTAGTGTATCTGTTCAGCTTCGGATGAGGAAACAATGGGATGCAATAATTTCG ATATGTAGATGGATATTGGTTAGAAGCTCCTTCAAGCCAGATGTTATATGCTATAATTTACTCATTGATGCTTATGGACAAAAGTTTAAACACAAGGAAGCAGAATCCATATATCTAGAGCTTCTTGAGGCTAGATGCATTCCTACAGAAGACACTTATGCCCTTCTTATTAAAGCCTACTGCATGTCTGGCCTGCTAGAAAAAGCTGAAGCTGTCTTTGCCGAAATGCGAAATTACAGCCTTCCTTCAA GTGCTGTTGTATATAATGCTTATATAAATGGATTGATGAAAGGAGGAAACCCTAATAAAGCAGAAGAGATTTTCCAAAGGATGAAGAGGGATGGATGCAATCCATCAACTGAAACCTATACCTTGCTGATAAATTTATATGGAAAG GCTGGTAGATCCAGCATGGCCTTAGAAGTGTTCAACGAGATGCAAAGCCACAAGTGTAAACCTAACATTTGCACATACACTGCCTTGGTGAATGCATTTGCTAGAGAGGGGCTATGTGAGAAAGCAGAAGAAGTATTTGAACAGATGCAAGAAGCTGGGCATGAACCTGATGTATATGCTTATAATGCCCTCATGGAAGCTTACAG TCGTGCAGGTTTTCCTTATGGAGCTGCAGAGATTTTTTCACTAATGCAGCACTTGGGATGTGAACCAGATAGAGCCTCCTATAATATCTTGGTAGATGCATATGGCAAAGCAGGTTTTGAAAATG ATGCTGAAGCTGTTTTTGAAGATATGAAAAGAGTGGGAATCACACCAACAATGAAGTCCCACATGGTACTTTTATCTGCCTATTCAAGAACAGGAAGTGTGAGCAAATGTGAAGACATTCTTAACCAAATGTGTAAATCAGGCCTAAAACTAGACACTTATGTTCTCAACAGCATGTTGAACTTGTACGGCCGGTTAGGCCAATTCACGAAGATGGAGGAAGTTATGGCAGTTATGGAACAAGGATCATATGTAGCTGATATCAGCACATATAATATCTTGATAAACAGGTATGGACAAGCTGGATTCATTGAGAGAATGGAGGGAATATTTCAGCAGCTGCATAGCAAAGGTTTGAAACCTGATGTGGTGACTTGGACATCACGCATTGGAGCCTACTCTAAGAAAAAGCTGTATGTGAAGTGTTTGGAGATATTTGAAGAGATGATTGATGCTGGTTGTTTCCCTGATGGAGGAACAGCTAAGGTGCTTCTTGCAGCATGCTCCAATGAAGAGCAAATTGAACAAGTTACTACTGTGATTAGAACAATGCATAAGGATATTAACACTACTGTTTTGCCAGTCTAA
- the LOC130951944 gene encoding diphosphomevalonate decarboxylase MVD2, peroxisomal — MAGESQNWVLMVTAQTPTNIAVIKYWGKRDETLILPVNDSISVTLDPSHLCTTTTVAVSPSFQKDRMWLNGKEIALSGGRFQSCLRELRKRACDVEDKKKGIKISKEDWSKLHLHIASYNNFPTAAGLASSAAGLACLVYSIGKLMNVKEDESQLSAIARQGSGSACRSLFGGFVKWIMGKEEDGSDSLAVQLADEKHWDDLVIIIAVVSSRQKETSSTSGMRESVETSLLLQHRAKEIVPKRILQMEEAIRNRDFASFSRLTCTDSNQFHAVCLDTWPPIFYMNDTSHRIISIIEKWNRSEESPQVAYTFDAGPNAVLIARNRQTAALLLQRLLYYFPPTSGDLDSYIIGDKSITKDAGINGIQDVEALPPPPEIKDNIPSQKFKGDVNYFICTRPGRGPVLLSDESQALLNSENGLPK; from the exons ATGGCGGGTGAATCGCAGAATTGGGTGCTGATGGTGACTGCTCAGACACCAACCAACATTGCTGTGATCAAGTATTGGGGGAAGAGGGATGAAACCCTAATCTTGCCGGTCAATGATAGCATCAGCGTCACTCTTGATCCCAGTCACCTCTGCACCACCACCACTGTTGCTGTGAGCCCCAGCTTCCAGAAAGATCGTATGTGGCTCAATGGCAAG GAGATTGCTCTTTCTGGTGGAAGGTTCCAGAGCTGTTTAAGGGAGCTCCGAAAGCGTGCTTGTGATGTTGAGGATAAGAAAAAGGGTATTAAGATCTCGAAAGAGGATTGGAGCAAATTGCACTTACACATTGCTTCATACAACAACTTCCCAACTGCAGCTGGACTGGCTTCGTCAGCTGCGGGTCTTGCATGTCTTG TTTATTCCATTGGGAAGctaatgaatgtcaaagaagaTGAAAGTCAGCTATCAGCTATTGCAAG GCAAGGATCAGGTAGTGCTTGTCGCAGCTTATTTGGGGGGTTCGTGAAGTGGATAATGGGAAAA GAGGAAGATGGAAGTGATAGTCTTGCAGTTCAACTTGCTGATGAAAAACACTGGGATGATcttgttattattattgctgTT GTTAGTTCACGTCAGAAGGAAACTAGTAGCACCTCTGGAATGCGGGAGAGTGTTGAAACAAGTTTGCTTTTACAACATAGAGCAAAG GAAATAGTGCCAAAGCGGATACTGCAAATGGAGGAAGCCATTAGGAATCGTGATTTTGCTTCCTTTTCACGGCTGACCTGTACTGATAGCAACCAGTTTCATGCTGTTTGCCTGGATACGTGGCCCCCTATATTTTACATGAATGATACTTCACATAG GATAATCAGCATCATTGAAAAGTGGAACCGTTCAGAAGAATCTCCCCAG GTAGCTTATACATTTGATGCTGGGCCAAATGCAGTCCTAATTGCACGTAATAGACAAACTGCTGCCCTTTTACTTCAGAGGCTGTTATACTACTTCCCTCCAACTTCGGGTGACCTCGACAG TTACATTATTGGCGACAAGTCCATTACAAAAGATGCTGGGATAAATGGAATACAAGATGTGGAAGCTTTGCCACCACCTCcagaaattaaagataatattcCATCACAAAAGTTCAAGGGGGATGTTAATTACTTCATATGCACCAGACCTGGGAGGGGACCCGTTTTGCTTTCTGATGAAAGTCAAGCTCTTCTCAACAGTGAGAATGGGCTTCCCAAGTGA
- the LOC130951946 gene encoding protein trichome birefringence-like 36, which produces MAKPKPHLWSFLFFCSILHCSQSLINPEDEFSWLAMESEDVNLVQTRKSSWKKCDFSVGKWVFDESYPLYDPNCPYLSTAVTCQKNGRPDSDYEKWKWKPFGCSIPRFDALRFLGKMRRKRIMLVGDSIMRNQWESLVCLVQGVIPTGRKKVTYNGPSMAFHAMDFETSIEFFWAPLLVELKKGNQNKRVLHLDMIEDNARYWKGVDVLVFDSAHWWTHSGESSSWDYYMEGNRIITNMNPMVAYHKGLSTWARWVDLNLDPQRTQVFFRSMSPRHNRQNGWKCYNQRQPIQSFSHIHVPEPVVVLQAVLKRMRFPVYLQDITTMTAFRRDGHPSVYRKAISEEMKQKPGTGLSSDCSHWCLPGVPDIWNEMLSALL; this is translated from the exons ATGGCAAAACCAAAGCCTCACTTGTGGTCCTTTCTCTTCTTCTGCAGCATCTTGCACTGCTCACAGTCACTAATCAACCCAGAGGATGAGTTCAGCTGGCTTGCCATGGAATCTGAAGATGTTAACTTGGTGCAAACCCGAAAAAGTTCTTGGAAGAAATGTGACTTTTCAGTTGGAAAATGGGTCTTTGATGAGTCTTACCCTCTCTATGATCCCAACTGTCCCTATCTCAGCACAGCAGTAACTTGTCAAAAGAATGGGAGGCCAGATTCTGACTATGAGAAGTGGAAGTGGAAGCCATTTGGCTGTTCCATCCCAAG GTTTGATGCACTGAGATTTCTTGGaaaaatgaggagaaagagaataatgctgGTTGGTGATTCCATAATGAGAAACCAATGGGAATCTCTTGTTTGTTTAGTTCAAGGAGTTATCCCAACTGGTAGGAAAAAAGTGACCTATAATGGTCCTTCAATGGCTTTCCATGCCATG GATTTTGAGACATCAATTGAGTTCTTCTGGGCACCACTCCTGGTAGAACTAAAGAAGGgaaatcaaaataaaagagTTTTACATTTGGATATGATTGAAGACAATGCAAGGTATTGGAAAGGAGTCGATGTTCTGGTATTCGATTCAGCTCATTGGTGGACTCACTCCGGCGAATCAAGCTC ATGGGATTATTACATGGAGGGAAATAGGATCATCACAAACATGAATCCTATGGTTGCCTATCATAAAGGACTTAGCACATGGGCAAGGTGGGTGGATCTGAATTTGGACCCCCAAAGAACCCAAGTCTTTTTTCGAAGCATGTCACCTAGACATAACAG GCAAAATGGATGGAAATGCTACAATCAGAGGCAGCCTATACAATCTTTTAGCCACATACATGTTCCTGAACCAGTGGTAGTGCTACAAGCAGTGCTGAAAAGAATGAGATTTCCAGTGTACCTGCAAGATATTACAACAATGACTGCATTCCGAAGAGATGGACATCCCTCGGTGTATAGAAAGGCAATTAGCGAAGAAATGAAGCAGAAACCAGGTACCGGCCTTTCCTCTGATTGCAGCCATTGGTGCCTCCCTGGGGTGCCTGACATTTGGAATGAAATGCTGAGTGCATTGCTTTAG